The Thermodesulfobacteriota bacterium genome segment ACTGCAGATCCTGCCAGGCGGTGCGCTTCATGTCCGGCTGGCGGAGGAGGAAGGCGGGGTGGAAGGTGGGCAGCAACCGGTGGCCGGCATACGCATGGAGTCGCCCCCGCAGGGCGAAGAAGGACTGGTCGCTGGCCAGGAGCACCCGGGCCGGAAAGGCGCCCATGCTCATCACCAGGCGCGGCGCCAGATGGCCGAGCTGCAGCCGGAGGATCTCCAGGCAGCGGCCGGTCTCGGCAGCGGTGGGCTCCCGGTCCGGGGGCCGGCACTTCACGGCCAGGGTGCAGAAGATCTCGGCGCGGGTCAGGCCGATGGCCTGGAGCATCCGGTCCAGAAGCTCGCCCGCCTCCCCCGGGAAGGGCTGCCCGCTCTCGTCCTCGGCGGTATCCGGCCAGGCGCCGACGATGACCAGGGCCGGCCGGCGGCTGCCACTGCCGAACACCACCTGACGGCGACTGGCCGCCAGCGGACAGCGCTGGCAGTCCGCCGTGGCCCTGGCCAGGCTGTCCAGATCGCTGCGGCTGCCCGCGGTCAGGAAGCGGCGCAGGGCCGGTGCCGCTGGCAGGGCCTCGATGCCCAGGGCCTGACGGGCCACCAGATGCTGGCGCACAGCCATGAGGATGGCGGTCAAGGACGGGGATACCACAAGGCCTCTCCCCAGGACAGAGGACCGGCAGCTGCACGGAAAAAGACCGGCGCCGATGCCCTCATCCCTGGGGGAGGCCATCGCCGCCGGTCGTGTCGACTCCGGGCCCAGACTGCCTTCAGCGCAGCTTGGCCACGATATCCTTGGTGGCCATGCAGGCGGCACCCTCTTCCTGCTTCACCACCTTGTAGAAATCGCAGCTCATGCAGTTGCCCAGCTTGGTGGCAAAGGTGCCCTGGATCTTGCCACCGCAGAGGGTGCCGGCCAGGGCCCAACAGCCGCGGCCACCATTGCGACCACCGTTGACCCCATGCACCCGGGCCTCAATGGAGGCCGGGCATACCCCCAGCTCCCCGGTCTTGGCACCGCCCTTTTCGCGACCGCACTTCTTGAACTCCCAGCAATTGAGCTTGGCCATCCATGCATCCTCCCTGACTCGTGGTGTGCTCCATGTCGTCCCGTTGGGGGATGGTGCTCGATCTCCGGTGGCGGCCGGCCAAGCGCCGCCAGGCTGCTGCATGCCGCAAGCAGCTCAGGGTAGCATACCGGTCAACCCTGGATCAAGCCTTGAGGCGCCGGATGATCTCCTTGGTCGTGACATAGGCCTCACCCTCTTCGTCCCGCACCCGGATGTAAAAAGGACACAGAAGACAGCCGCCCACCTTGTGGGCAAAGGTGCCCTGGACCTCACCACCGCACAGGGTGCCTGTGATGGCCCAGCAGCAGCGGCCCCCGTTGAGGCCGTCGTTCACCCCGGAAAGGCGGCTTTCCACCGCTGCCGGGCAAACCCCCAGCTCCCGGACCCGGGCTCCTCCCGGCTCCCGGCCACAGCCCATCTCCTGCCAGCAGTTCCGCTTGCCCATCACCAGACCTCCCTTGCCACCGCCCGCCGGCCTACAAGGTGACGGCGAGCTCCAGCTCCTCGTCCGGGAACAGGGCGCGGGGCCTGAGAAGGCGCAGCCGCACCTGGTCCCCTTTGGCCTTGTACAGAAGAGCGATGCGGATGTCCACCACCGCCTCC includes the following:
- a CDS encoding uracil-DNA glycosylase — translated: MVSPSLTAILMAVRQHLVARQALGIEALPAAPALRRFLTAGSRSDLDSLARATADCQRCPLAASRRQVVFGSGSRRPALVIVGAWPDTAEDESGQPFPGEAGELLDRMLQAIGLTRAEIFCTLAVKCRPPDREPTAAETGRCLEILRLQLGHLAPRLVMSMGAFPARVLLASDQSFFALRGRLHAYAGHRLLPTFHPAFLLRQPDMKRTAWQDLQLARDLCRQTDARA
- a CDS encoding two-CW domain-containing protein translates to MAKLNCWEFKKCGREKGGAKTGELGVCPASIEARVHGVNGGRNGGRGCWALAGTLCGGKIQGTFATKLGNCMSCDFYKVVKQEEGAACMATKDIVAKLR
- a CDS encoding two-CW domain-containing protein, coding for MGKRNCWQEMGCGREPGGARVRELGVCPAAVESRLSGVNDGLNGGRCCWAITGTLCGGEVQGTFAHKVGGCLLCPFYIRVRDEEGEAYVTTKEIIRRLKA